The window TATGACTTAATTTACACAAGGAGATGAAGAATATGCTACATATCGAAAAGTTAAGAAAAGTTTATCGTGGTGGCAAAGTTGCCGTCGATAATTTAACACTTGATATACAAAAAGGAGAATTTATCGCCTTTATTGGTACGAGTGGTAGCGGAAAAACAACGGCACTTCGCATGCTAAATCGCATGGTCGAGCCTACAAGTGGTACTGTGACGATAAATGGAAAAGATATGATGAAAATGAATCCGGTCACGCTAAGACGTAGTATTGGCTATGTTATTCAACAAATCGGTTTAATGCCGCATATGACCATCCGAGACAATATCACGCTCGTCCCTCGTTTACTTCAATGGCAAAAAGAAAAATCTGAAGCTACGGCAAAACACTTAATCTCATTAGTCAACTTGCCAGAATCCTATTTAGATTACTACCCTTCTCAATTATCTGGTGGTCAACAGCAACGGATCGGTGTTATCCGAGCATTAGCTGCTGAGCAGGATATCATTTTAATGGACGAGCCTTTTGGGGCACTCGACCCCATTACACGCGATACCTTACAAGACTTAATTAAAGAGCTGCAAAAAAATTTAAATAAAACGATTATTTTCGTCACGCATGATATGGATGAGGCGATAAAATTGGCGGATAAAATTGCGATTATGCATGATGGCAAGCTTATTCAGTTTGATACGCCAGACAATATTTTGTCCAATCCCGTTAATAATTTCGTGAAAGAATTTATCGGGTCTCATCGATTAATCCAGCAAAAGCCAAATTTCAAAACCGTTGACGAAGTTATGATCAAGCCAATTTCAATTACGCTTGAGCGCAGTTTGGATGAGGCCATTCGATTAATGGTTAAATCACGTGTCGATACGTTGTTTGTAACAGATGGCGACAATCGCTTGCTTGGCTATTTAAATGTTGAAAGCTTAACAGGTGAAGCGCGTTCGAAAAAAAGCGTTGCGGAAGTATATATTAAAGAAATTGTTTATATGAAAACGGGTTCAAAATTACAAGATACTGTTCGCCGCATTTTAAACCGTAATTTAAATAATATTCCAGTAGTCGATCATCAAAATCATTTAATTGGGCTCATTACTCGTGCAAACATCGTGGATATCGTCTATGAAACAATTTGGGGCGATGAGGAACAGGAGTTGACAAATTCATGATCAACTTTTTCATTGAGAATACGGCGGATATTTTTTTAAAAACATGGGAACATATTTATATTTCATTCATTGCATTATTGTTAGGTACGCTCATTGCAGTACCTTTAGGCATTCTTTTATCTAAAACAAAGAAAATCGCGAAAATTGTGCTCACGATTACGAGCATGCTACAAACAGTCCCTTCCCTCGCACTGCTTGCCATTATGATACCATTTTTTGGGGTAGGGAAAGTGCCTGCAATTATTGCACTTTGCATTTATTCCCTTCTCCCCATTTTAAATAACACCTTTACGGGAATGCAGTCTGTGAATGAAAACGTAAAAGCAGCAGGTCGTGCGATGGGAATGACACCGTTTCAGTCTCTCCGAATGATTGAACTGCCGCTCGCAATGCCAATCATTATGTCCGGGATCCGGTTATCTGCTGTGTATGTCATTTCATGGGCAACACTCGCTTCCTATATTGGCGCAGGTGGTTTAGGTGACTTTATCTTTAACGGTTTAAATTTATTTAAAATTGATCTCATTGTAGGCGGTGCAGTTATCGTTACGATATTAGCACTGTTTACAGACTTCTTTTTAAGCCGAGTCGAGCGAGTAATAATTCCAAAAGGGCTTCGTATACAAGGAGGTCGCACATCATGAAAAAATTCCTACCTTTTGTACTAGTGATGCTGTTTCTAAGTGCATGTAGCAATCAAGATAATAGCACAATTCGCATCGGTTCTATGGTGACGACAGAAAGCCAAATATTAGCTTATATAGTCAAAGACATGATTGAATATTACACGGATGAAGAAGTGGAGCTCATAAATAATCTCGGCTCTTCTATTGTTCTCCATCAAGCAATGCTAAATGGTGACGCGAATATTTCAGCGGTTCGCTACACTGGAACCGATTTAATAGGCGTACTCAAGCAAAAGCCTACGAGTGATCCGCAAAAGGCTTTAGAAATGGTACAGCGCTTATTCCAAGAACAATTTAATATGACATTTTTTAATTCCTATGGTTTCGATAATACGTTTGCCTTTATGGTGACACGTGAAACAGCAGACAAGTATCAGCTTCAAAAGGTGAGTGATTTTGAAGCAATCGCAGCGGAGTTAGAAGTCGGAGTGGATACGTCTTGGATGAATCGTGAAGGGGATGGCTATAAAGATTTTAGTGCGAAATATGGCTTTGAATTTGGACGTGTCTTCCCTATGCAAATCGGTCTTGTTTATGATGCTGTTGCACAAGGCGAGCTCGATGCTGTACTTGGCTACACGACGGATGGACGAATTGCTTCCTATGATTTGGTCGTTTTAGAGGATGACCTTCATTTTTTCCCACCATATGATGCATCCCCCTTTGCGAACACCGATTTATTAGAGGAAAAGCCTGAAGTAAAAAAAGTATTAGAACTACTAGTTGGGCAAATTTCCACAGCGGAAATGCAACGATTAAACTTTTTAGCGGATAATAACTTAATTGAACCAGCAATCGTCGCTGAAAACTTTTTAATTAAGGAAAATTACTTCTCTGGAGGTGACACGCCATGACTGATATCACAAAGCTATCCGTTATCGAGCAATTTTTCTTTTACATGGGGGAAAATGGGTCTTACATCTTTTCACAATTTATAAATCATTTTTTATTATCAATTTATGGTGTTTTACTCGCATCGGTCGTAGGTATTCCAATCGGGATTGTAATTTCAAAATTTCCACGCTCCTCTGGACTAATCATTACATTGGCGAATATTATTCAAACGATTCCTGCACTTGCATTAATGGCCATGATTATGCTTGTTTTAGGACTTGGAAAAACGGCGGTAATTGTGACAGTTTTCTTCTATTCATTATTGCCGATTATTAAAAATACACATGTCGGCATTACAACGATTAATCACAGCTTAACGGATGCTGGACGTGGGATGGGTATGACGAAGCTTCAAGTGCTTTATATGGTTGAAATCCCCCTTAGCTTATCGGTCATCATTACTGGTATTCGAATCGCGTTAGTCGTAGCGATTGGTATTGTTGCGATTGGTGCCTTTATCGGTGCTGGTGGCTTAGGCGATATTATTGTTCGAGGGACAAATGCCACGAATGGAACAGCCATCATATTAGCAGGTGCGATTCCTACTGCTCTCATGGCGATTTTGGCAGATGTATTGTTACTCTGGTTGGAGCGACGTCTTGATCCGACGAAACGAAAAAAACTTAAAATTGTCTAGTCAATAGCTTTCTTTACATTTAAGGCATCTTCTATTTTAAATAGAAGATGCCTTATTTGAACATATCGTACGAATCATCACAACTACTTCTTCTTATCGGATGTTAATTCCGTCTTTTCTGATTGAAATTTATTACTTTTTTACTTTTCAGCCGCAACAACTATTGTCGCGAGAACTATCTCATGTTAAATTGAGGTAATAATCGATTCATTCCAAATGTTTCGTAAATTTATAAAGGAAGTGTTTTTTCATGTCACAACGATCAATTGATACAAAATTAGTTCAGCTTGGTAATTTAAGCGACCCGAAAACAGGCGCAGTTAACCCTCCAATTTATATGTCGACTGCGTATAAGCATGCAGGGATTGGAGAATCAACGGGTTATGATTATTCACGTACAAAAAATCCAACACGTGAACTTTTAGAGCGTGGCATGGCAGATTTAGAAAACGGCGATGCAGGATTTGCCTGTAGTTCAGGAATGGCAGCTGTGCAATTAGTACTTTCCATCTTTAAGCCAAACGATGAAATTATCGTACCTGACGATTTATACGGTGGTACTTACCGCTTATTTAAAACATACGCGGAAAATTACAACATCCGTCCGGTTTATAATGCCTTTGTTGATTCGAGTGAAGTTGAGGCATTAATCACAGAAAACACGAAAGCGTTATTTATTGAAACCCCGACAAACCCTTTAATGCAGGAAATCGATTTAGTCGCTTATGCCGAATTAGCTAAAAAACATCAGCTTCTGTTAATTGTGGATAATACGTTTTATACACCTTATTTCCAACGCCCGATTGAACTAGGAGCAGATATTGTATTACATAGTGCAACGAAATATATTGGTGGGCATAATGATGTACTTGCAGGAATTGTTGTTGCCAAAGGTGCAGAGCTT is drawn from Solibacillus sp. R5-41 and contains these coding sequences:
- a CDS encoding betaine/proline/choline family ABC transporter ATP-binding protein (Members of the family are the ATP-binding subunit of ABC transporters for substrates such as betaine, L-proline or other amino acids, choline, carnitine, etc. The substrate specificity is best determined from the substrate-binding subunit, rather than this subunit, as it interacts with the permease subunit and not with substrate directly.), producing the protein MLHIEKLRKVYRGGKVAVDNLTLDIQKGEFIAFIGTSGSGKTTALRMLNRMVEPTSGTVTINGKDMMKMNPVTLRRSIGYVIQQIGLMPHMTIRDNITLVPRLLQWQKEKSEATAKHLISLVNLPESYLDYYPSQLSGGQQQRIGVIRALAAEQDIILMDEPFGALDPITRDTLQDLIKELQKNLNKTIIFVTHDMDEAIKLADKIAIMHDGKLIQFDTPDNILSNPVNNFVKEFIGSHRLIQQKPNFKTVDEVMIKPISITLERSLDEAIRLMVKSRVDTLFVTDGDNRLLGYLNVESLTGEARSKKSVAEVYIKEIVYMKTGSKLQDTVRRILNRNLNNIPVVDHQNHLIGLITRANIVDIVYETIWGDEEQELTNS
- a CDS encoding ABC transporter permease; its protein translation is MINFFIENTADIFLKTWEHIYISFIALLLGTLIAVPLGILLSKTKKIAKIVLTITSMLQTVPSLALLAIMIPFFGVGKVPAIIALCIYSLLPILNNTFTGMQSVNENVKAAGRAMGMTPFQSLRMIELPLAMPIIMSGIRLSAVYVISWATLASYIGAGGLGDFIFNGLNLFKIDLIVGGAVIVTILALFTDFFLSRVERVIIPKGLRIQGGRTS
- a CDS encoding osmoprotectant ABC transporter substrate-binding protein, producing the protein MKKFLPFVLVMLFLSACSNQDNSTIRIGSMVTTESQILAYIVKDMIEYYTDEEVELINNLGSSIVLHQAMLNGDANISAVRYTGTDLIGVLKQKPTSDPQKALEMVQRLFQEQFNMTFFNSYGFDNTFAFMVTRETADKYQLQKVSDFEAIAAELEVGVDTSWMNREGDGYKDFSAKYGFEFGRVFPMQIGLVYDAVAQGELDAVLGYTTDGRIASYDLVVLEDDLHFFPPYDASPFANTDLLEEKPEVKKVLELLVGQISTAEMQRLNFLADNNLIEPAIVAENFLIKENYFSGGDTP
- a CDS encoding ABC transporter permease — protein: MTDITKLSVIEQFFFYMGENGSYIFSQFINHFLLSIYGVLLASVVGIPIGIVISKFPRSSGLIITLANIIQTIPALALMAMIMLVLGLGKTAVIVTVFFYSLLPIIKNTHVGITTINHSLTDAGRGMGMTKLQVLYMVEIPLSLSVIITGIRIALVVAIGIVAIGAFIGAGGLGDIIVRGTNATNGTAIILAGAIPTALMAILADVLLLWLERRLDPTKRKKLKIV
- a CDS encoding methionine biosynthesis PLP-dependent protein, whose translation is MSQRSIDTKLVQLGNLSDPKTGAVNPPIYMSTAYKHAGIGESTGYDYSRTKNPTRELLERGMADLENGDAGFACSSGMAAVQLVLSIFKPNDEIIVPDDLYGGTYRLFKTYAENYNIRPVYNAFVDSSEVEALITENTKALFIETPTNPLMQEIDLVAYAELAKKHQLLLIVDNTFYTPYFQRPIELGADIVLHSATKYIGGHNDVLAGIVVAKGAELCEKLAFMHNGMGLVLSPMDSWLLIRGLKTLHLRLKQHDLNGKKIAAYLETEPLVTDVLYTGKGGMLSFRVKDAAMVNPFLKAMQLITFAESLGGVESFITYPATQTHADIPYEERVARGVCDRLLRFSIGVEEADDLIADLKQVFDTLRGKFE